A segment of the Pseudomonas serboccidentalis genome:
CTGAACGCAAAGTGTTTGCACTGCCGGCACCGGCCGGAGCTGTGGAGGCTGTCGCGGGCTGAATCCGATTGGCGCAGGGACGAGGCAAGGCAAATCGACGATGAATGAATCCCTTGGCATGATGGGGGCGGCGGCTGCCTTGGGCATTGGCATGCTCGTCGGTCTTGAGCGCGAACGTCACAAGGGTTCCGGAGAGCGTCGAGGCAGCGCAGGTTTGCGTACATTCGCGATCACCGCATTGCTGGGCTACACCGCGATGGCGGTGGGGGCGGCGCTGTTGGTCGGGATTGTCGCGATCGGTTTGACGTTGCTGATCACCGTCGCCTATTGGCGCGGGCGCGATGACGATCCCGGCGTGACTAGCGAAGTGGCGCTGATCACCGTGCTCATACTGGGCGCGTTGTGCACCCGCTCTGCCGAACTGGCGGTCGCCATTGGCGTGGTGGTGGCGGGATTGCTGACGTATCGGGAAAAGCTGCATGACTTCGCGATCAGTCAGTTGAGCGAAACCGAAATGCGCGACGGCCTGGTCTTGCTGATTACCGCGCTGGTGGTCTTGCCGTTGACGCCGGACCGTTACATCGGGCCTTACGCCGCGATCAATCTGCGCACCATTTGCACCTTGACGGTGTTACTGATGCTGGTGGGGGCGGCCGGGCACATCGCGGTGCGGACGCTGGGCGTTCGTTACGGCTACGCCATCAGCGCCATCGCCTCCGGTTTCGCGTCCAGCACCGTGACCATTGCGACCATGGGCCATCGGGTCGCCCGAGAACCTTCGAATCTACGGGTTCTCAGCGCGGCGGCGCTGCTGTCCAATCTGGCGACCATGATTCAGACCGGGCTGATTCTCGCCGCAGTCGATCCAGCCTTGTTGCGCAACATGTGGCTGCCGTTAATGGCCGGCAGTATTGCTACGCTGATTTACAGCGCCTGTCTGATGTTTCCCCGGCCGACCCGAGGGGCTGCCGAGACGATGTCGGTGGGCGGCGCATTCAATCCGAAACTTGCCGTGGTCGTTGCCTTGACCATGACGGCGATCACCCTGGTGTCGTCGGCAATGCTCAGTCACTTTGGTCAGGTGGGTGTGATGCTCACCGCCACCTTCAGCGGATTTGCCGATGCCCACGCCTCGACCGCGTCTATCGCCGGGTTGGCCAAGGCCGGTCTGTTACCGGTGGAGGCGATTGTCGGTCCCGCCCTGATCGCGATCAGCAGCAACTCGCTGAGCAAATGCGTGGTGGCCTGGGTCGGCGGTGGCCGGCGTTTCGCCGCTTATGTGATTCCCGGGCAGGTGCTGCTGACCCTGGCGATGTGGGCCGGCAGCTTGTGGTACTGAAACAGCGGCGGCGAGGGTTCGATGTTGGCCTCGGGGCGTGTCATGCAGAGCTGATCAAGATCAACTCGCCGGCGGCAGGAACGCGCAATCTGGAACCCTGTTCACTCGATCCAGATGGCCATCGTGCCGAGGTGCCCCATGTCGCAGACTCCGCGTTTACTGTTGATCGCTCCCCCAGCCATGACCCACACACCGGCGTTCGAACGTGCCGCTGCGCTGGCAGTCGCCATGCAACTGCCGTTGCACATTGTCGCCTTCGACTATTTGCAGGCGCTGGCCGTGGTGGGCCTGTTCGCCCCCGAACAAATCCGCCTGGCCCGAGACGGTTATCTGCGTACCCATCGCCAATGGCTGGCCGAACAGGCCGGCTTGCTCGCGCGCCATGGCATCGAGGTCACCAGCGAGGTGGTCTGGGTGCAACATCCGTATGAAGAAGTTCTGCAGTTCGTCAACGAGATGCCGCTGGCGCTGATCATCAAGGATGCGCAGCAGGAATCGGCATTGAAGCGGGTGTTTTACACGCCGCTGGATTGGCAGTTGCTGCGTGATTGCCCGGCGCCGGTGCATCTGGTCACCGATGACGTCCACCCA
Coding sequences within it:
- a CDS encoding MgtC/SapB family protein; this translates as MNESLGMMGAAAALGIGMLVGLERERHKGSGERRGSAGLRTFAITALLGYTAMAVGAALLVGIVAIGLTLLITVAYWRGRDDDPGVTSEVALITVLILGALCTRSAELAVAIGVVVAGLLTYREKLHDFAISQLSETEMRDGLVLLITALVVLPLTPDRYIGPYAAINLRTICTLTVLLMLVGAAGHIAVRTLGVRYGYAISAIASGFASSTVTIATMGHRVAREPSNLRVLSAAALLSNLATMIQTGLILAAVDPALLRNMWLPLMAGSIATLIYSACLMFPRPTRGAAETMSVGGAFNPKLAVVVALTMTAITLVSSAMLSHFGQVGVMLTATFSGFADAHASTASIAGLAKAGLLPVEAIVGPALIAISSNSLSKCVVAWVGGGRRFAAYVIPGQVLLTLAMWAGSLWY